In the Salvia miltiorrhiza cultivar Shanhuang (shh) chromosome 8, IMPLAD_Smil_shh, whole genome shotgun sequence genome, tttgcaCTCTTTAATTGATTTTCACACTGTAACAAATAGTTTTATTAATTCGACTTGGTGTACATTTATAGGTTTTGGTGGTCAATTTTGTATTTCTCCAGCCGATGCTGAGGATAAGTCATATCTCCAAAGCCATAAAACTGTGCTCAACTCAAAAGCAAACGAGGAAATATTGGTTAGTACTTATAATAATAACtatatatgttaattaattagtattgtaataaaatcaaattatcaaggtttaattttgttattttgatgTAAATAAATACAGGCGAATTTTGCGTGGTGGGAACTTGGACACGGTGGTTTTAAGTTTAATCATCCGTGGAAACTCTACTTGAACATTGGTTCTCTAGTAAGGGAATGTGCATGTCAAATCGAAACACTTAGTGGCTGCCTAAATTCAAAGTCGCAGGCAAGtaaatctaattaattttcaaaattatgcatatgtaGTTTTCGctaatatttattgaatttcATTTCAGGTAGTATGTGAATTCCAACGGAAGATCCAACCAGCATGTGTGGAAATGAGCATAGAAGCAAGCAAGGCTCTGAGAGAATTAGGTGCAGCTCTAAAAGAAATGAGATTTCCATCATCAGCGGTTGAAATCCATTTACGAAACTCCAAAGCTGCAGCTGAGAAACTGCAAAACATAATGCATAACTCCTCAGTGCCAACTAAAGCAGATTTTCAACATATTGTGCCAACACTTGTGATAGCATCGGTGCTCATCGACATCATTAAATTCATCGACAAAACTTCAAGCGCTGTTGATGAACTCTCTCAGAAGgcaggttttaaattgaaaccAGTGGATCATAATCAAGTTGTAGTAGATATTGTCGAGATTAAGACAGAATCATCGTAGATCAATAATCCAATTCAGTCAACGCAGAGTTAGAAATAGTGTCCTAGAGTCACCTAATATGCACTTTTTTTTGGCAATTATGTGAGagattttattgtatttttttggactgatatataaaaaaaatgtatatccCTATTAAGTTGCAAATAATGAAATCACCTTCGAATTTAGTTACTTAGAGGCAGAGCATTGACATCGGAGGCTCATCGCCCGACTCGAGTCGATTTTGGCGATGAGCCAACCGATGCGAGGCCCCCCGACTTGAGTTGCAACTCATATGGGATGAGCGGAGATCATCCGCTTAATTGTACAatcgcgtgcaatgcacgcacCATTTacagaaagaaaaagaaaaacatattcataattttttcaTATTCATATTCTTGGATTATTTATGCTTTCATGAAATTTAATATACACAATTAGGTGATTTTAGTGCAGGAATCGTTTAAATCGCAATCGATAGAGTCGAGGTGATTgaaaaggaaaaggaagaaTCTTGAGGCAATATGAAGACCAGAAGTGCAAAAGAAGAAACTTAAAAATATTAgagtttatttattcttattttattagttttattataCGCCCATTGAAATTAGTGGGAGGTATCCTTGTTTCCTTTTTTACATATTCTCGAAAGTGGAGGCTAAGTATTATATGAGAAGTTTATAGATTAGAGCAAAAAAAAAGGCTTTGGTGGCTGAAGATTGGACGTGAGGAAATTGACAGTATTACACCAACCTTTGCAGAGCAGACTTCTGGCTGCTGAACGAGAGCAAGAGATTGGCGGTTGAAATTGAGAAATTTTCAAGTAGTTAGAAAAAACTCTTTGATAGTTTACGTTTTCGTCTTTTCgtaactttaatttattatttctggtaatattattctaatttatttatttcagtttaTTAGATTATTAACTAtgatttctctttttttttttttttgtattttatttcaacTAGTGTACCTTCCGCGCTATGGGCGGTGAATGTGAACTTAGACTcgcataaaatatacatatatatgttttataatattaatataaactaataaaattaaaatttgatacaaaatttattttttgcaaagtgatataatattttaatataaccattataatttaataaaaaatataacatgtgTTCATATACAGATATTGTATCACCTATATAGGGAGTTTCtataattatacaaatgaaATCATATTTAGCGCATAAAATAAGTTGTGTAATTTGTTATGTAACATTATGAATTTGgtatgaaaaatgatgaattaaaaaaaataaacttgtGAAATTTAAATTCTGGATCAAAACTTCATTCAGGAAAGCTATAATTTCACCAAAGATCTTCATACTTTAAGGGATAAAAATGGTTGCTATATATAAAGGATGAAAATGGTTGCTATTAAGCATATTGGTCCTTGGTCTAATTTTTGTGTTTCCATGTGATTTCTGTTGGGCGTTGTCACTTTTGGACAACGTCATATATGAGATATTGGTTGATGCTTTATTTATAAGTAGAGGGTCTGCCTAACCCCTCACCCCTTAGGTGTGTTTTTTTTAAGCATATTGGTTCTTGACAGACCATATCTTACCACacatttttgaaatattaataaacACGTAAAGATATCCGAACTTAATTTAATACCTATCAAAGATAATTGTATGGatacaaaaaaatacatactaataaaaa is a window encoding:
- the LOC130998849 gene encoding aluminum-activated malate transporter 8-like isoform X1 — protein: MFGKIKVKVMDSAKYAKKLGEEDPRRIFHAVKVGIAITLMSMFYYFKPLYHSFEEAGMWAILTVVVVFEFTVGGTIAKGLNRGAATLLAAGLGVGAEYLGNACGDKGEPIILGTLVFILASVATFTRFVPRVKRRYDYGVTIFILTFALVAVSGARASEILKMAYERLTTILIGGATCMLISVCIYPVWAGQDLHNLIATNIQNLATFLEGFGGQFCISPADAEDKSYLQSHKTVLNSKANEEILANFAWWELGHGGFKFNHPWKLYLNIGSLVRECACQIETLSGCLNSKSQAICEFQRKIQPACVEMSIEASKALRELGAALKEMRFPSSAVEIHLRNSKAAAEKLQNIMHNSSVPTKADFQHIVPTLVIASVLIDIIKFIDKTSSAVDELSQKAGFKLKPVDHNQVVVDIVEIKTESS